Proteins encoded together in one Micromonospora kangleipakensis window:
- a CDS encoding MFS transporter, whose protein sequence is MADPAPTARRSHIVLLLGFIVMLVDGYDLFVLGTVGPSLLAYQPWGATPATLGLLGSVTALGMPFGAIAAGWASDVWGRRVPLAVCLGWISLWMLLSAFVPTLGLFVATRAATGIGLGALVPVVVALVADAAPPRRRSLFVGITLTGIAFGGFATALLGRALLPHLQFQRLFLVGGVSLLIVPLVWWLVGRKVPQPDPEAAAAPVFTQNKNKAGQLFQPGYGMATVLFWFATFIGLLLSYGASNWLPTLMVNAGYDLSSALEFTMTYTLGAIVGTVVVTLIADRGFLKPTTVGCFLLAAVAMLVLSTPQPRWLLLAMSALAGLGTLGTQNLINGYVAQFYPPQLRSTALGFSLGIGRLGAIAGPSYLAAVTILITVPDAGFYAFIVPAVIGALTIAILPAPSRVHATTTNPVEVSA, encoded by the coding sequence ATGGCTGATCCCGCCCCAACCGCTCGCCGCTCACACATCGTTCTGTTGCTCGGCTTCATCGTCATGCTCGTCGACGGATACGACCTGTTCGTCCTCGGCACTGTTGGACCCAGCCTGCTCGCTTACCAGCCCTGGGGCGCGACACCCGCAACCCTCGGACTGCTCGGCAGTGTCACAGCCCTCGGCATGCCGTTCGGTGCGATCGCGGCCGGCTGGGCCAGCGACGTCTGGGGCCGACGCGTACCCCTGGCTGTCTGCCTCGGCTGGATCTCACTCTGGATGCTGTTGAGCGCGTTCGTACCCACCCTCGGGTTGTTCGTCGCGACCCGGGCCGCGACCGGGATCGGGCTCGGCGCACTCGTACCCGTCGTGGTGGCGTTGGTCGCCGATGCCGCGCCACCGCGGCGACGCAGCCTTTTCGTCGGGATCACCCTAACCGGGATCGCCTTCGGCGGTTTCGCGACCGCGCTCCTGGGCCGCGCCCTGCTGCCACACCTGCAATTCCAGCGGCTGTTCCTCGTCGGCGGGGTATCACTGCTGATCGTCCCGCTGGTCTGGTGGCTCGTGGGCCGCAAGGTGCCACAGCCCGATCCCGAGGCCGCGGCTGCACCGGTGTTCACACAGAACAAGAACAAGGCAGGGCAGCTGTTCCAGCCAGGCTACGGCATGGCGACAGTGCTGTTCTGGTTCGCGACCTTCATCGGCCTGCTGCTGTCCTACGGGGCGAGCAACTGGCTGCCCACCCTCATGGTCAACGCTGGATACGACCTCAGCTCAGCTCTCGAATTCACCATGACCTACACCCTCGGCGCCATCGTCGGAACCGTGGTGGTCACCCTGATCGCCGATCGTGGCTTCCTGAAGCCGACCACGGTCGGGTGCTTCCTCCTCGCCGCGGTGGCGATGCTCGTCCTCAGCACCCCGCAGCCACGATGGCTGCTGCTGGCGATGTCTGCCCTCGCCGGACTCGGCACGCTCGGCACCCAGAACCTCATCAACGGCTACGTCGCGCAGTTCTACCCGCCGCAGCTGCGAAGCACCGCACTCGGGTTCAGCCTGGGCATCGGGCGGCTCGGGGCGATCGCAGGCCCCAGCTACCTCGCGGCCGTCACGATCCTGATCACTGTCCCCGACGCCGGCTTCTACGCCTTCATCGTCCCGGCGGTCATCGGGGCCCTCACGATCGCCATCCTGCCCGCCCCGTCGAGGGTGCACGCGACGACGACAAACCCTGTGGAGGTATCGGCATGA
- a CDS encoding FAD-dependent monooxygenase has product MSSTRVPEETDVVIVGAGPVGLTLAHELGARGIRCVLLEPRQTPDRNSPRCKQVNPRSMEIFRRLGIAEDIRRHSRLPFGWSDRAVFATSLTGHQIERFDQVFALSDVPRSELVEPAQWFGQDQLEEALRASLQRRKTVTARWGAALTDIEQDADGVTAIATDPDGSEIRIRSRYLAAADGSRSTVRRLLGIELSGRGHEMRFIQTIFRAPGLSAAHPHGPAVQYWIVNNKVSGLMGTLDTADTWWANMPSARADVSAEWLREAIATLIGTDYPMTILASDPWSPRMLVADRYRAGRCFLLGDAAHLNPPFGGFGANLGIGDAADLGWKLAAAITGWAGPDLLDSYETERRPMAHRAIAEAERNMKVLPPDLVQPELDDDGPAGQRARANAAAAIRRSKTAEMYTLGFVLGARYRESPIVIDEDGPAPESTTSHYQPSAAPGARLPHLWLGPGRSLFDELGPGFTLIELGSPAGPEWETAADERGMPLTRLHLHRPDLRDVVGADLLLVRPDQHVAWRGTGDSADVATILDQVRGYPRPTTSGDGRTPDPSTSRQALAAW; this is encoded by the coding sequence ATGAGCAGCACCCGCGTACCCGAAGAGACCGATGTTGTCATCGTCGGCGCTGGGCCGGTCGGCTTGACACTGGCCCACGAGCTGGGCGCCCGCGGAATCCGCTGCGTACTGCTCGAACCCCGCCAGACACCGGACCGCAACTCGCCCCGGTGCAAGCAGGTCAACCCTCGCTCCATGGAAATCTTCCGTAGGCTCGGGATCGCTGAGGACATCCGGCGTCACTCCCGATTGCCGTTCGGCTGGTCTGACCGCGCGGTATTCGCCACCAGCCTCACGGGACACCAAATCGAGCGCTTCGACCAGGTCTTCGCGCTCTCCGACGTGCCGCGCTCCGAGCTGGTCGAGCCGGCGCAGTGGTTCGGTCAAGACCAGCTGGAGGAGGCGCTACGCGCCTCGCTGCAGCGCCGCAAGACGGTGACCGCCCGCTGGGGAGCCGCACTGACCGACATCGAGCAGGACGCCGACGGCGTCACCGCGATCGCCACTGATCCGGACGGCAGCGAAATACGGATCAGGAGCCGCTACCTTGCAGCAGCCGACGGCTCACGCAGCACCGTCCGGCGTCTCCTCGGGATCGAACTGTCCGGGCGCGGCCACGAGATGCGGTTCATTCAGACGATCTTCCGGGCACCCGGGCTGAGTGCAGCCCACCCACACGGGCCAGCGGTGCAGTACTGGATCGTCAACAACAAAGTCAGCGGCCTGATGGGGACTTTGGACACAGCGGACACGTGGTGGGCCAACATGCCCAGCGCCCGGGCCGACGTCTCTGCGGAGTGGTTGCGAGAAGCGATCGCCACGCTGATCGGCACGGACTATCCGATGACGATACTGGCGAGTGACCCGTGGTCACCCCGCATGCTCGTCGCAGACCGCTACCGTGCCGGGCGCTGCTTCCTGCTCGGCGACGCCGCCCACCTCAACCCCCCGTTCGGCGGCTTCGGCGCCAACCTCGGCATCGGCGACGCCGCCGACCTTGGCTGGAAGCTCGCCGCCGCCATCACCGGTTGGGCTGGCCCGGACCTACTCGACTCCTATGAAACCGAACGCCGTCCGATGGCCCATCGCGCGATCGCCGAGGCCGAGCGGAACATGAAGGTACTCCCTCCTGATCTCGTCCAACCCGAGCTCGATGACGACGGACCCGCCGGCCAGCGAGCGCGCGCAAACGCGGCCGCAGCAATACGGCGGTCCAAGACCGCCGAGATGTACACGCTCGGGTTCGTCCTCGGCGCGCGCTACCGCGAATCACCAATCGTCATCGACGAGGACGGGCCCGCACCCGAGTCCACCACGTCGCACTACCAGCCCTCCGCTGCGCCGGGCGCACGGCTCCCCCACCTGTGGCTAGGACCCGGTCGCTCCCTCTTCGACGAACTTGGCCCCGGGTTCACCCTCATCGAGCTGGGGAGTCCGGCGGGCCCGGAATGGGAGACCGCAGCCGACGAACGAGGCATGCCCCTGACCCGGCTGCACCTACACCGCCCTGACCTGCGCGACGTCGTCGGCGCCGACCTCCTCCTCGTACGGCCCGACCAGCACGTCGCCTGGCGGGGCACCGGCGACAGCGCCGACGTCGCGACGATCCTTGATCAAGTGCGCGGTTACCCCCGCCCTACCACCTCCGGCGACGGTCGCACGCCTGACCCGTCCACCTCGCGGCAAGCACTGGCGGCATGGTGA
- a CDS encoding FAD-dependent oxidoreductase has product MRLNTASTSADGGRSAAVHTPITVGSRALPNRVAFASVTTGLNGPTALSDAQREFLVRRARGGAALIVTDGLAVHPSSRPFRAVPRIEDDAHVDGYERLCADIHAAGSVVVGQLWHVGASSLYTPEGIAWAPSATPDPLSGTVPHAMTVAEVEEVIDGYVDAARRLQSVGFDGVEVHAAHGYLPAQFLSSISNHRTDAYGGDLRGRAAFLTAVLQGIRATCGPDFILGIKLTAHEYAPGGIELPEAQEVAAHVCEVADPDYIAVSQSRYGPSLERHSPDMSWADTPFEHLTRGIRSVVPPEVAIMALAKIPDLAVGDRLIDEGTADLIGLARPLLADADLVRRDAVGATVRPCTFCNACWAALHEQRGVECFYDPRTGHELEIADLEPEVRSAPDLVVVLGGGPAGLEAARVAATLGHRVELHEEAGYLGGRLALEARIPGRADQRRAVDWWQNELADLGVDIRLGSEPHPATLSAAALVVDARSRLPAPPVILGVDVVPVEDVLAGGLSLDEHVYLLDSVDDEPVYALAEWLAQRGHRVVLVTPRPTPARRVAMVSAFGISRRLDLAGVVVATQTAVTGTAHGQLVGVRAISGCAVELGPEGTVVSAGSYRGRDPLEVPGVRIVQVGDAYVPRTLAENVREAHRVVRQALEQREKK; this is encoded by the coding sequence ATGCGTCTGAACACAGCATCGACGTCGGCCGACGGAGGGCGGTCCGCGGCGGTACACACGCCGATCACAGTCGGATCCAGAGCCCTGCCCAACCGGGTGGCGTTCGCCTCGGTCACCACGGGCCTCAACGGACCGACGGCCCTGAGCGACGCACAGCGCGAATTCCTGGTGCGCCGCGCCCGCGGCGGTGCCGCGCTGATCGTCACCGACGGCTTGGCGGTCCACCCCTCGTCCCGGCCCTTCCGGGCCGTGCCGAGGATCGAGGACGACGCTCATGTCGACGGCTACGAGCGGCTGTGCGCCGACATCCACGCCGCAGGCTCCGTCGTTGTGGGTCAGCTCTGGCACGTCGGAGCCTCCAGCCTCTACACGCCCGAAGGCATCGCCTGGGCGCCCTCCGCGACGCCCGACCCCCTGTCGGGCACCGTGCCGCACGCCATGACCGTCGCCGAGGTCGAGGAGGTGATCGACGGTTACGTCGACGCTGCGCGACGCCTGCAGAGCGTCGGCTTCGACGGCGTCGAGGTGCACGCCGCCCACGGCTACCTCCCGGCGCAGTTCCTCTCCTCGATCTCGAACCACCGCACCGACGCCTACGGAGGCGACCTGCGGGGGAGGGCCGCGTTCCTGACAGCGGTGCTGCAAGGCATCAGGGCGACCTGCGGCCCCGACTTCATCCTCGGCATCAAGCTGACGGCTCATGAGTACGCGCCGGGAGGGATCGAGCTGCCCGAGGCGCAAGAGGTGGCGGCACACGTGTGTGAGGTCGCCGATCCCGACTACATCGCGGTGTCCCAGTCGCGCTACGGCCCCAGTCTCGAGAGGCACTCGCCGGACATGAGCTGGGCGGACACGCCGTTCGAGCACCTCACTCGCGGCATCCGCAGCGTGGTCCCACCCGAGGTGGCGATCATGGCGTTGGCCAAGATCCCTGACCTCGCGGTCGGTGACCGGCTGATCGACGAGGGGACGGCAGACCTCATCGGCCTCGCGCGACCTCTGCTCGCAGACGCTGACCTGGTCCGGCGGGACGCAGTGGGGGCCACCGTGCGGCCCTGTACCTTCTGCAACGCCTGTTGGGCTGCTCTGCACGAGCAGCGAGGCGTCGAGTGCTTCTACGACCCCCGGACGGGACACGAGCTGGAGATCGCCGACCTCGAACCCGAGGTCAGGTCGGCGCCCGACCTCGTCGTCGTCCTGGGTGGGGGACCGGCCGGTCTCGAGGCCGCCCGGGTGGCAGCCACCCTCGGTCATCGGGTGGAGCTGCACGAGGAGGCCGGTTATCTCGGCGGCCGGTTGGCGCTGGAGGCCCGCATCCCTGGTCGTGCCGATCAGCGCCGGGCGGTGGACTGGTGGCAGAACGAGCTCGCCGACCTCGGGGTCGACATCCGCCTCGGCTCCGAGCCCCACCCGGCGACCCTGTCCGCAGCCGCCCTCGTCGTCGACGCCCGATCCCGGCTGCCCGCTCCACCGGTCATCTTGGGTGTGGACGTCGTGCCGGTCGAGGACGTGCTGGCAGGTGGACTGTCGCTCGACGAGCACGTTTACCTCCTGGACTCCGTCGACGACGAGCCCGTGTACGCCCTCGCGGAGTGGCTCGCCCAGCGCGGCCACCGCGTGGTCCTGGTGACACCTCGCCCGACGCCGGCCCGCCGCGTCGCCATGGTGAGTGCCTTCGGCATCTCGCGTCGTCTCGATCTCGCCGGTGTCGTCGTCGCCACCCAGACAGCGGTCACCGGAACGGCCCACGGACAGCTGGTGGGGGTGCGCGCGATCTCCGGGTGCGCGGTGGAGCTGGGTCCGGAGGGCACGGTAGTCTCCGCCGGGTCTTACCGGGGTCGCGACCCGCTCGAGGTGCCTGGGGTGCGGATCGTTCAGGTCGGCGACGCCTACGTCCCCAGGACCCTGGCGGAGAACGTGCGAGAAGCCCACAGAGTTGTTCGACAGGCGCTGGAGCAGCGAGAGAAGAAGTGA
- a CDS encoding SDR family NAD(P)-dependent oxidoreductase encodes MAAHGAAVGINGSRDQGAVDAVVEEIRAAGGTAFGVMADVSDPDAVARMVDAVHDELGPIDIAVSNVGVRKAAPLEELTVQDWRSTMASNLDAVFFLARLVLPGLRERGWGPIINISGYDRWTGHIHHRAANITAKAGMHGLTKAIAREFSANGITANTVAPRAIRTVRDEKHYAHVDVDAILQRLATADFGEPEDIAEMCVYLAGDGAKFVTGQVLYLNAGEYMF; translated from the coding sequence ATGGCCGCTCACGGTGCAGCTGTAGGGATCAACGGTTCCCGTGACCAGGGTGCGGTGGACGCCGTCGTCGAGGAGATCCGCGCGGCCGGTGGGACAGCGTTCGGCGTCATGGCGGACGTGTCCGACCCCGACGCGGTGGCGCGGATGGTCGACGCCGTGCACGACGAGCTCGGTCCGATCGACATCGCGGTGAGCAACGTGGGCGTCCGCAAGGCGGCACCGTTGGAGGAGCTCACCGTGCAGGACTGGCGCTCGACCATGGCCAGCAACTTGGATGCGGTCTTCTTCCTGGCCCGGCTCGTCCTGCCGGGCTTGCGAGAACGTGGCTGGGGCCCCATCATCAACATCTCCGGGTACGACCGCTGGACCGGACACATCCACCACCGGGCCGCCAACATCACCGCCAAAGCAGGAATGCACGGTCTGACCAAGGCCATCGCTCGCGAGTTCTCCGCTAACGGCATCACCGCCAACACCGTGGCCCCCAGAGCGATCAGGACCGTGCGGGACGAGAAGCACTACGCGCACGTCGACGTGGATGCCATCCTGCAGCGGCTGGCGACGGCGGATTTCGGAGAACCAGAGGACATCGCCGAAATGTGCGTCTACCTCGCCGGCGACGGCGCGAAGTTCGTGACAGGGCAGGTGCTCTACCTCAATGCAGGCGAGTACATGTTCTGA
- a CDS encoding DEAD/DEAH box helicase: MILADLDAEREVHGRWRNLVVMATGTGKTIVAALDYRRLSRRGQVDSLLFVAHQEQILRQSLATFRQVMGDGSFGETLVGGREPQHWRHVFASIQSLHRREINPEAYDMVIVDEFHHAEAPTYARLLERLRPRVLLGLTATPDRSDGGDVRRWFDGRAAVELHLWDALERQLLAPFQYFGLYDDTDLSQLRWKRGQGYEAAELDGVHTGNHALARMVLRAVRDTVDVGRMRALGFCVSIGHAEFMADWFTKHGVPSAAVTSRVDAGGRQALLTAFRTGELTVLFTVDLFNEGVDLPMVDTILMLRPTESATIFLQQLGRGLRLDDDKPCLTVLDFIGGQHANFRFDLRWRALTGVSRRAIIDAVADDFPSLPSGCHIQLDRVAKDIVLANLRSALPTSKRGLVAELRQLGDVSLGEFLRETGVEIEDIYRSASVGGWTGLRRLAGLETSAPGAGRSGAGAGNRADAAPRRPGPAGPAGGGGRRRAAGRRAHDQLHSTVSDALRHAQAEGSIRPEVDVDTEARLVVAGLRDAAYQWLMDFSYPFGDVLGTLITSTEQRLQLVRA; the protein is encoded by the coding sequence GTGATCCTGGCCGACCTGGACGCCGAGCGTGAGGTGCACGGCCGCTGGCGCAACCTCGTGGTGATGGCGACCGGCACCGGCAAGACGATCGTGGCCGCGCTGGACTACCGCCGGCTGAGCCGCCGAGGACAGGTCGACTCGCTGCTCTTCGTCGCCCATCAAGAGCAGATCCTGCGGCAGAGCCTGGCGACGTTCCGGCAGGTGATGGGGGACGGCAGCTTTGGCGAGACGCTCGTCGGAGGCAGGGAGCCGCAGCACTGGCGGCACGTCTTCGCCTCCATCCAGTCGCTGCACCGGCGGGAGATCAACCCCGAGGCGTACGACATGGTGATCGTCGACGAGTTCCACCACGCCGAGGCGCCGACGTACGCCCGGTTGTTGGAACGGCTGCGACCACGCGTACTCCTGGGGCTGACCGCGACCCCCGACCGCAGCGACGGCGGCGACGTGCGGCGGTGGTTCGACGGCCGCGCCGCCGTGGAGTTGCACCTGTGGGACGCGTTGGAGCGGCAGTTACTGGCGCCGTTCCAGTACTTCGGGCTGTACGACGATACGGACCTGTCGCAGCTGCGGTGGAAGCGCGGGCAGGGGTACGAGGCGGCGGAGCTGGACGGCGTCCACACCGGCAACCACGCCCTGGCGCGGATGGTGCTGCGGGCGGTCCGCGACACCGTCGACGTCGGACGGATGCGGGCGCTGGGGTTCTGCGTGAGCATCGGGCATGCCGAGTTCATGGCGGACTGGTTCACCAAGCACGGCGTACCGTCGGCGGCCGTGACCTCGCGGGTCGACGCCGGCGGGCGCCAAGCGCTGCTCACGGCATTTCGCACAGGCGAGCTGACGGTGCTCTTCACCGTCGACCTGTTCAACGAGGGTGTCGACCTGCCGATGGTCGACACGATCCTGATGCTCCGCCCCACCGAGAGCGCCACGATCTTCCTGCAGCAGCTCGGCCGCGGGCTGCGCCTGGACGACGACAAGCCCTGCCTGACCGTGCTCGACTTCATCGGCGGGCAGCACGCCAACTTCCGCTTCGACCTGCGCTGGCGAGCCCTGACCGGGGTGAGTCGGCGGGCCATCATCGATGCCGTAGCGGATGACTTCCCGAGCCTGCCCAGCGGCTGCCACATCCAGCTGGACCGGGTGGCGAAGGACATCGTGCTGGCCAACCTGCGCTCGGCGCTGCCCACGTCGAAGCGCGGGTTGGTCGCCGAGCTGCGGCAGCTCGGCGACGTGAGCCTGGGCGAGTTCCTGCGCGAGACCGGCGTGGAGATCGAGGACATCTACCGGTCGGCCAGCGTCGGCGGGTGGACCGGGCTGCGGCGGCTCGCCGGGCTGGAGACGTCAGCACCCGGGGCCGGACGATCGGGAGCTGGGGCGGGCAATCGGGCGGATGCTGCACCTCGACGACCCGGACCGGCTGGACCTGCTGGCGGGGGTGGCCGCCGGCGAGCGGCCGGACGCCGGGCGCACGACCAGCTGCACAGCACGGTGAGCGATGCGCTGCGTCACGCACAGGCCGAAGGCTCGATCCGGCCCGAGGTCGACGTCGACACAGAGGCTCGACTGGTGGTGGCCGGCCTGCGGGACGCTGCGTACCAATGGCTGATGGACTTCAGCTATCCGTTCGGCGACGTCCTCGGCACGCTCATCACGTCCACCGAGCAGCGGCTCCAGCTCGTCCGGGCCTGA
- a CDS encoding phospholipase D-like domain-containing protein: MASADQVDLLCAFIKWHGLGIVEPAIRDLIARGGRLRVITTTYLGATDQRALDRLAELGAHIKISYETRTTRLHAKAWLFRRRNGTTTAYVGSSNLSKAALIDGVEWNVRVSNLEQPHVIDTFTATFEDYWHDPAFEEYDAKTDADRLRIALRGERPDEAPTEIANLDVRPYPSGGDPGRPGRRA; this comes from the coding sequence CTCTGCGCGTTCATCAAGTGGCACGGCCTGGGCATCGTCGAGCCGGCCATCCGCGACCTGATCGCCCGCGGCGGCCGGCTGCGGGTCATCACCACGACGTACCTGGGCGCGACCGACCAGCGGGCCCTCGACCGGCTCGCCGAACTGGGCGCCCACATCAAGATTTCCTACGAGACCCGGACCACCCGGCTGCACGCCAAGGCCTGGCTGTTCCGCCGCCGCAACGGCACCACCACCGCGTACGTCGGCTCGTCGAACCTGTCGAAGGCCGCGCTGATCGACGGCGTGGAGTGGAACGTGCGAGTCTCCAACCTGGAGCAGCCGCACGTCATCGACACGTTCACCGCCACGTTCGAGGACTACTGGCACGACCCGGCGTTCGAGGAATACGACGCCAAGACGGACGCGGATCGGCTCCGGATCGCGCTGCGCGGGGAGCGCCCCGACGAGGCGCCCACCGAGATCGCCAACCTGGACGTGCGTCCGTACCCGTCAGGCGGTGATCCTGGCCGACCTGGACGCCGAGCGTGA